Sequence from the Rhodococcus jostii RHA1 genome:
CCCGAACTCGATCTGTTCACGAACGTCGGCGAGCGACACCTCACCCCGGGCGGGTGCGTCGAGTTCCCTTGCCAGGATCCAATCCTCAGCGTCCCAGTGCATCTGAACGATGTCTTCAGCCTGCTCGAGTACTGCCCGCTCCACGGTGACCGCCATGCACACACAGTAACCACCCCGCGACGAAAACAAACCACCGCTGTACCTGTGTCGATCTGCGAAGATGTGACTGGAGTTACAGTTACATTCTGGGACAGTTACCTCAGGCGGTGGTAGCGATGAAGCTGTTTCGTGCAGTGGTCCTGATGACACTCTCCACCTGCGCGGCCGCGTTCGTCTGCGCCCATCCCCCACGTGTCGCCGCCCAGCCCCTGGGCGCCGAATCCATTCTCCCGTCCCCCATTCTGGACGACGACTTCTTCGCGTGGCCGCCGAATGTCGCGGAGTTCGACGCCGGTGAGATCATCCGCTCGCGGGAAGTGACGCTCCGGGCGTTCCCGAACACACTGGTGCCGCACCGGGCTCACCAGATCATGGTGCGTTCCAACGATTCCAAGCACCGTCCCGTGCCGGTGACCGCGACAGTCCTTGTACCGACCGCGGCGTGGACGGCGACGGAACCGAGACCGGTGGTCGCCTACAACATGCCCATCGACTCCCTGGGCGCCCGGTGCACCCCGTCCTACAAGATGGTGCACGACTGGCAGACCCTGGACCTGGACATCCCACCGGTGCTGTCGCTGTTCCTCGCGAAGAACTACGCGGTGCTCGTGCCCGACCACGAGGGGCCGCGGATGGCGTACAGCGCCGGACGAATGGCCGGTCATGCCGTGCTCGACAGCATCCGCGGCATGAAGCGTCTGCCCGGCCTCGGGCTCTCCGACAGTCCGGTCGTCGCGACGGGTTACAGCGGTGGTGCGATCGCCACCGGCTGGGCGGCGCAACTGCAACCGTCGTACGCGCCGGACGTCGAACTCGCCGGCGCCGCCGCGGGCGGCATCCCCGCCGATTTCGGTTTGCTGCGCAGGACGATGAACAGCCAGCTCGGTTCGGGTCTGTACCTGTCCGCTGTCCTCGGGCTCGCCCGCGAATATCCGGAGATGCTGACATTGGCGAATCCGCTCGGTGTGCTGCTGGCGACGTCCCCGCTGAAGGACCAGTGCATCCTGGCCCTCGCACCGGCCGGGATCGCGTTGCTTCCCGCCGAACTGTTCGCGGCCGTACCCGACCCGTTCGGCGATCCCACGGCCCGAACGGTGGTCGCCGAGAACAGGATGGGCGCGCTCACCCCGGTCACGCCTGTGCTGCTGTATCACGGGTCGTCGCGAGTGTTCCTCGGCGACGAATGGATTCCGGAGGAGGGGGTGATCACGCTGCAGCAGGAGTGGTGCCGCGGTGGCGGCGACGTCACCTACGCCCCACAGTTCGGCGAGCACCTCACCGCGGCCGTGTTCGCGCTGCCCGAGGTGGTGCGCTGGATCGACGAACGACTGGCCGGCGTGCCGGCGCCCACGGGATGCCGCTGACGGTTATCCGTGCACGTGCGGCAACAGCAGATCGGCCTGACCGACCTCGACGACCCGCGCCTCGTCGAGCCACTTCGCGGTCTGCTCCCGAGCTCGCGTGATCAGCTCGTCGGCGTCGCCGAAATCGGCGGGACTCGTGTCCAGTGGGCACAGCGGGGGAACCACCCGGATGTCGGCGACGCTCTCGTACCGCTCGATGTCGAGGGCGAGCCGCTGATTGATCGCGAGGGTCACACCGAGCAACCCCATGCCCAGGGCACTTCCGGGGACCTTCGACAGGGTGCACGCATATCCGGTCGGGAGTACCCACACGGTCGTGGCCCCCAACTCGATGGCATGGGAAATGGGCGTGTTGTCGACGACCCCGCCGTCCATCAGCGCCCGGCCGTCGATCACCACGGGTGGGAGGATGCCGGGCAGCGCCGCGCTGGCGGTCACGGCGTCGACGGCCGGCCCCGTCGACAGCCGGACGTCCTTCCCGGTCAGCACGTCGGCGGCGATGACGTGCAGCGGGATGGGCGCGTCTTCCATCCGTTCGAACCGGAGATTCTGCTCCAGCAGCCTCCGGATGGCGCGGTTGGACACCAGATGGTTCCGGAGGCCGACGAAACCGGTGAATCCGGTAAGCAGTCCGGTGGGGAACACCGCACTGCGGGTGAGACCACGCCACAGGTCTGCGAGTTCACGCAGATCTGCATCGGAGGAGCCGCCGGCGAGCCAGGCACCGTTGAGCGCGCCGACGGACGTGCCGACGACGAGGTCCGGCCGAATTCCCCTGCCGATCAGGGTCTGCAACATGCCGACCTCGAGGGCACCGAGGCTCGCCCCACCCGACAGAACGAAAGCTGTTGTCATGCCGCCACCGTAACGGGTCAGCCCCGCCGGTACAGGCTCGCGATGTCGTCGGCGAAGCGCTCGGTCACCACGGGACGCTTGATCTTCAGGGTGGCGGTCAGCTCCCCGTCGGCCTCCGTGAGGTCGCGGCCGAGGACGACGAACCGTTTGATCGACTCCGTGTGGGAGACGGTGGTGTTCGCGTCGTCCACCGCGTCCTGCAGGTCCCCGCGCAGCTCCTCGTCGTCGCGCAGGTCCGCCGCCGTGGCGTCGGACGGCTTGCCGTGCGCGGACTTCCACTTGTCGAATTCCTGCGGATCGACGGTCAGCAGGGCACCGATGAACGGGCGGCCGTCGCCCACCACGACCGCCTGCGAGACGAGGGTGTGCGAGCGAAGCCGGTCTTCGAGAGGCCCCGGCGACACATTCTTGCCGCCGGCGGTGATCAGCAGATCCTTCTTGCGGCCGGTGATGGTGAGGTAGCCCTCGTCGTCCAGGTCGCCGAGATCGCCGGTGCGGAACCAGCCGTCGTTCAGCACGTCCCGGGTGGCGTGTTCGTTGCGCCAGTAACCGCCGAACACGACGCCGCCGCGCAGTTCGATCTCACCGTCTTCGGCGATGCGCACGCTGTTGCCGCCCAGTGGCTGACCGACCGTTCCCATCTTCTGGGCGCCGGGAACGTTCACGCAGTGCGCGGCAGTCGATTCGGTGAGACCGTAACCCTCGTAGACCGGAACACCCATGCCGCGGAAGAAGTGACCGAGCCTCGGCATGAGGGCGCCGCCGCCGGAGATCGCCCACCAGCAGTCGCCGCCCAGTGCTGCGCGGAGTTTCGCGTAGACGAGTTTGTCGGCGAGCGCACGCTCGAGCCGGAGCCGCAGCGACGGACCGCCCGTGTCCTGGGCCTCGCTGTACGCCACCGCCGTGGCTTCGGCGAAGTCGAAGATCCGCTTCTGCAGGCCGCCCGCCGACGCCGCCTTGCGCGCCGCACCGTCCCGCACCTTCTCGAACACGCGGGGTACACCGAGAATGGTGTTGGGCCGGAAACGTTCGAATTCGCCCGTGACCGTGCCGAAGTCGGACCAGTGTGCCTGCGTCGCGCCGGCCTCGAACATCGCCAGCGACACTGCGCGCGCCAGCACGTGCGCCAGCGGAAGGAACGTGAGGACGCGGTTGCCGGGCCGTGCGACGTCACCGATCGGTGCCGCGAGCAACGCCCGCACCTCCGACAGGAAGTTCCGGTGGGTGAGGATGCAGCCCTTGGGACGGCCCGTGGTCCCGGACGTGTACACGAGCGAGGCGAGATCGTTGGCGGTCAGCGCCACTACGCGTTTGAACACCTCGGAATCGTCGATGGACAATCCGTCCTTGATGAGCGTGCCCACCGCGTCCTCGTCGATGGTGAGGATGCGCTTCAGCGTGTAGGGGATGCCGTCGCCCTCGAAACTCGACGCGTGGGCCGGAGTCTCCACGAGCGCGGCGACCGCCCCCGAATCCTCGATGATCCACCGGATCTGATCGTGCGAGGACGAGTCGTAGATCGGGACGGACGCGGCGCCCGCCGCCCAGATCGCGTAGTCGAGCAGCGACCATTCGAATCTCGTCGACGACAGCAGTGCCACGCGGTCGCCGGGCTGGACACCGTTGGCGATCAACCCCTTCGCGGCCCCGATGACGAGCGCACCGAAGTCCTTGGCCGTCACGTCGACCCACCCGCCGGACTCCGGACGCGTGTACATCACCCGATCCGGATGGCTCTCGGCGTGCGCGAACACCCTCAGCACGGCGTTCTCGTGGTCGGAGACGGTGAACGTCGGGGCGCTGGTGTACTCACGCACGGGTGTCGTCTCCGATGCTGTCGTGGTCTGTGTCGCCGCCCTGGCGGAATTTCCGGAGGTGCCGTGCGAACGCGGCGATTTCGCTGTCCGACCACGTGGCCACCCGGTCGCGGACTTCCTCCACGCGGCGTGCGTCGGCGCCGGCCAGCACCGCGACGCCGCCGTCGGTGAGGCTCAACGGATGACCGCTGCGGAGTGGTCCCGGCTCGGCGTGCACCCACCCCTCGTCGATGCAGCCCCGGAGTTGACGCGACACCGTGGAGCGGTGCACGCCGAATGCGTCCGAGATCTGGGTGGCCCGGCATCCCGGATTGCGGGCGACGAAGGAGAGCAGCGAATGTTGAGCGAACGTCGGGGATCCGACGGGAGGACGGTCATCGGCAACCAGTTGACGGACGAGGCGGACGAGTTCGTCATGGACGGCCACCACGCCCGACGCGGACGTTTCCTCCGGCTCGACCTCGTTGTGTTGCACACCGCAACTGTATCCGACCACCCTGGCCTCGACCACCCGCACCCCGATTCCCGTTGCCCTTCGCTCGACTCACGTTCTGCCCATACTGCTATCGATCGTTCGGAAATTCATTCGGCCCGAATCGTCACACGGTCACAATTGGAGAACGCTTTCCGTCCACCGCTACCGGCCGGACAACGGGCGCCGTCAGAAATCCGTTGCGGCCGCGGGCCCGTCGATACACTCTGTCCGCATGCTGATCAGACGCGAGAATCCGGGCGACATCGACGCGGTGGCGGAGGTGCACCGGCAGGCCTTCGACGGCGACGCACCCCTCGAGGTCGGCCTCGTGACCCGATTGCGGTCGAGCGACGCGTGGATTCCGCAACTGTCCCTCGTCGCCGAACTGGCGGGGTCCGTCGCCGGCCACGTGTGCCTGACCCGCGCGACCGTCGACTCCACGGACGTACTCGCGCTCGGCCCGATCGGCGTGCTCCCCGACGTCCAGCGCGACGGCGTGGGTTCGGCACTGATGCACGCCGCGCTCGGCGGCGCCGACGCCAGGGACGAACCCCTGGTGGCACTGCTCGGTCACCTCGACTACTACCCGCGGTTCGGCTTCGTCTCCGGAACGTCGGTCGGGATCGAGCCGGACCAGCCCTCGTGGTCGTCCCACTTCCAGGTCCGCCGGCTCGCACGCTGGAATCCGAGCATCACCGGCACGTTCAGGTACGCCGCACCCTTCTACGACCTGTGACGTCGTATCCGCTGGTAGTTTGAGGTGGCACGTGTCACGGGGGTGAGCGGAACCGAGGTAGGAAACGATGGAGCACGCGGCCGAGGGCGCCGGAACAGCCGGGCCGGTGGATGCGTCCGTCACGACGACCATCGTCCGCCGGGTCCTTCCCGGCTGCGACGAGGAGTTCGCCGACTGGATCCAGACCGGACTCGGGCTCGCCCGGCTGTTTCCGGGATTCCTCGGCGGAGGATGGCTGAAGGAGAGCAGCACCTCCGATGTCTGCGTGATCGTGCTGAAGTTCGAAACCCAAGCCGCGCTGGACAACTGGTTGACATCTTCGCTGCGGAACGGGTGGCTGAGGACCGGCGGGAACATCGCGGTCGAGGAGCCGGACGAGCCGGCGTCGGACGTGGAGAGCCTGTTCGAACGCCCTCGACGCCGGACCGCCGCCGGCCACGGTCAGGCGGGCTCCCCGGGGATCTGCGCACCCGACGGCATCCCCTCCCCCAAATAGGTCTGATAGAACGGCCGCCAGTCCGCGGACGCATCTCCACGGTGACCGGGCGCGTCGGAGCCGTCGAGGTGCCGGTCGAGGTCGGCGAGGCAGACGCTCCACCCGGCGGCGTTCCTGGCTGCGGTGTTGCGGACCTCGAGAACGTTGACGAGCGT
This genomic interval carries:
- a CDS encoding AMP-dependent synthetase/ligase gives rise to the protein MREYTSAPTFTVSDHENAVLRVFAHAESHPDRVMYTRPESGGWVDVTAKDFGALVIGAAKGLIANGVQPGDRVALLSSTRFEWSLLDYAIWAAGAASVPIYDSSSHDQIRWIIEDSGAVAALVETPAHASSFEGDGIPYTLKRILTIDEDAVGTLIKDGLSIDDSEVFKRVVALTANDLASLVYTSGTTGRPKGCILTHRNFLSEVRALLAAPIGDVARPGNRVLTFLPLAHVLARAVSLAMFEAGATQAHWSDFGTVTGEFERFRPNTILGVPRVFEKVRDGAARKAASAGGLQKRIFDFAEATAVAYSEAQDTGGPSLRLRLERALADKLVYAKLRAALGGDCWWAISGGGALMPRLGHFFRGMGVPVYEGYGLTESTAAHCVNVPGAQKMGTVGQPLGGNSVRIAEDGEIELRGGVVFGGYWRNEHATRDVLNDGWFRTGDLGDLDDEGYLTITGRKKDLLITAGGKNVSPGPLEDRLRSHTLVSQAVVVGDGRPFIGALLTVDPQEFDKWKSAHGKPSDATAADLRDDEELRGDLQDAVDDANTTVSHTESIKRFVVLGRDLTEADGELTATLKIKRPVVTERFADDIASLYRRG
- a CDS encoding lipase family protein, translated to MKLFRAVVLMTLSTCAAAFVCAHPPRVAAQPLGAESILPSPILDDDFFAWPPNVAEFDAGEIIRSREVTLRAFPNTLVPHRAHQIMVRSNDSKHRPVPVTATVLVPTAAWTATEPRPVVAYNMPIDSLGARCTPSYKMVHDWQTLDLDIPPVLSLFLAKNYAVLVPDHEGPRMAYSAGRMAGHAVLDSIRGMKRLPGLGLSDSPVVATGYSGGAIATGWAAQLQPSYAPDVELAGAAAGGIPADFGLLRRTMNSQLGSGLYLSAVLGLAREYPEMLTLANPLGVLLATSPLKDQCILALAPAGIALLPAELFAAVPDPFGDPTARTVVAENRMGALTPVTPVLLYHGSSRVFLGDEWIPEEGVITLQQEWCRGGGDVTYAPQFGEHLTAAVFALPEVVRWIDERLAGVPAPTGCR
- a CDS encoding MarR family winged helix-turn-helix transcriptional regulator encodes the protein MRVVEARVVGYSCGVQHNEVEPEETSASGVVAVHDELVRLVRQLVADDRPPVGSPTFAQHSLLSFVARNPGCRATQISDAFGVHRSTVSRQLRGCIDEGWVHAEPGPLRSGHPLSLTDGGVAVLAGADARRVEEVRDRVATWSDSEIAAFARHLRKFRQGGDTDHDSIGDDTRA
- a CDS encoding antibiotic biosynthesis monooxygenase produces the protein MEHAAEGAGTAGPVDASVTTTIVRRVLPGCDEEFADWIQTGLGLARLFPGFLGGGWLKESSTSDVCVIVLKFETQAALDNWLTSSLRNGWLRTGGNIAVEEPDEPASDVESLFERPRRRTAAGHGQAGSPGICAPDGIPSPK
- a CDS encoding GNAT family N-acetyltransferase, producing the protein MLIRRENPGDIDAVAEVHRQAFDGDAPLEVGLVTRLRSSDAWIPQLSLVAELAGSVAGHVCLTRATVDSTDVLALGPIGVLPDVQRDGVGSALMHAALGGADARDEPLVALLGHLDYYPRFGFVSGTSVGIEPDQPSWSSHFQVRRLARWNPSITGTFRYAAPFYDL
- a CDS encoding patatin-like phospholipase family protein — translated: MTTAFVLSGGASLGALEVGMLQTLIGRGIRPDLVVGTSVGALNGAWLAGGSSDADLRELADLWRGLTRSAVFPTGLLTGFTGFVGLRNHLVSNRAIRRLLEQNLRFERMEDAPIPLHVIAADVLTGKDVRLSTGPAVDAVTASAALPGILPPVVIDGRALMDGGVVDNTPISHAIELGATTVWVLPTGYACTLSKVPGSALGMGLLGVTLAINQRLALDIERYESVADIRVVPPLCPLDTSPADFGDADELITRAREQTAKWLDEARVVEVGQADLLLPHVHG